Proteins encoded together in one Streptomyces sp. B1I3 window:
- a CDS encoding dioxygenase: protein MTVAAERMPALYLSHGAPPLADDPVWPGELAAWSAGLPRPKAVLMVSAHWEEAPLALGATESVPLVYDFWGFPEHYYQVRYAAPGAPKLADDVRKLLRGAGTPVQDIPDRGLDHGAYVPLVEMFPAADIPVLQISMPTLDPQKLMDIGRKLAPLRDEGVLIVGSGFFTHNLAALRHPGGGTPGWSAEFDDWGNRALQAQDIDSLLDFEHTSPAGRLAHPRTEHFAPLFVTLGAAESELGSGRSVIEGFWMGLAKRSLQFG, encoded by the coding sequence ATGACCGTCGCCGCCGAGCGCATGCCGGCCCTCTACCTGTCCCACGGCGCCCCGCCACTCGCCGACGACCCGGTCTGGCCCGGCGAGCTCGCAGCCTGGTCCGCCGGTCTGCCTCGCCCCAAGGCCGTCCTCATGGTCTCCGCGCACTGGGAAGAGGCCCCGCTCGCACTCGGTGCCACCGAGTCCGTGCCGCTCGTGTACGACTTCTGGGGCTTTCCCGAGCACTACTACCAGGTGCGGTACGCCGCCCCGGGCGCCCCGAAGCTCGCCGATGACGTCCGTAAGCTCCTGCGTGGCGCCGGCACACCGGTCCAGGACATCCCCGACCGCGGCCTCGACCACGGAGCGTACGTGCCCCTGGTCGAGATGTTCCCGGCTGCCGACATCCCCGTGCTCCAGATCTCGATGCCCACGCTCGACCCGCAGAAACTGATGGACATCGGGCGCAAGCTCGCCCCGCTCCGCGACGAGGGCGTGCTGATCGTCGGCAGCGGCTTCTTCACGCACAACCTGGCTGCGCTGCGCCACCCGGGCGGCGGCACCCCCGGTTGGTCGGCGGAGTTCGACGACTGGGGGAACCGGGCCCTCCAGGCCCAGGACATCGACTCCCTGCTGGACTTCGAGCACACGTCGCCGGCCGGCCGGCTGGCCCACCCCCGCACCGAGCACTTCGCCCCGCTGTTCGTCACGCTGGGCGCGGCGGAGAGCGAGCTGGGCTCGGGCCGCAGTGTCATCGAGGGGTTCTGGATGGGCCTGGCCAAGCGGTCGCTCCAGTTCGGCTGA
- a CDS encoding GNAT family N-acetyltransferase: MAQIPTEVQVRPGTAADLEALTDIYNHYVRETALTFDTVPFTAQERLPWLRSHPEDGPHRLLVAQNACSPHNAPSVLGYATSSPYRPKAAYSTSVEVSVYCAPGATGRGVGTLLYKALFEALADEDIHRAYAAIAQPNEASARLHHAFGFRHVGTYTEVGRKFGRYWDVAWYEKQMLSRTGATAWPGPSRTPR; encoded by the coding sequence ATGGCACAGATACCCACAGAAGTGCAGGTCAGGCCGGGCACCGCAGCCGATCTGGAGGCTCTCACGGACATCTACAACCATTACGTCCGTGAGACTGCCCTCACATTCGACACGGTCCCCTTCACCGCCCAGGAGCGCCTCCCCTGGTTGCGTTCCCACCCCGAAGACGGTCCGCACCGTCTCCTGGTCGCCCAGAACGCGTGTTCCCCGCACAACGCGCCCTCAGTCCTCGGCTATGCCACCAGCAGTCCCTACCGCCCCAAGGCGGCGTACAGCACATCGGTCGAGGTGAGCGTCTACTGCGCACCCGGCGCCACGGGTCGCGGTGTGGGCACACTGCTCTACAAGGCGCTGTTCGAGGCGCTGGCCGACGAGGACATCCACCGCGCCTACGCGGCGATCGCGCAGCCGAACGAGGCATCGGCCCGGCTGCACCACGCCTTCGGCTTCCGCCACGTCGGCACGTACACGGAGGTGGGCCGGAAGTTCGGCAGGTACTGGGACGTGGCCTGGTACGAGAAGCAAATGCTCAGCCGAACTGGAGCGACCGCTTGGCCAGGCCCATCCAGAACCCCTCGATGA
- a CDS encoding RNA polymerase sigma factor RpoD/SigA translates to MATRAVARRSSTAAGGTDRASSVRAVGGEIADRDLVGMYLDEIARTPLLDAAKEVELSQTIEAGVYAQQILDGEVESEAGGATREELEALVAESERAKDVFIRSNLRLVVAVARRYPRAGLPLLDLIQEGNAGLVRAVEKFDYAKGFKFSTYATWWIRQAITRSIADQSRTIRLPVHLVEELGRIRRVQREFNREHGRDPEHAEIAAELDSNAERVGNVLDWARDPVSLNMSVDDDGDTQFGDLLEDTSAVSPEQSVMTLLRSEELEDLIGKLDNRTASIIRMRYGIEDGRERTLTEVGKQHGLTRERIRQIEKHALLELKRMAHDTGFDAAA, encoded by the coding sequence ATGGCAACCCGTGCCGTCGCCCGTCGTTCGTCCACCGCCGCCGGTGGGACCGACCGGGCAAGCAGTGTTCGCGCCGTGGGCGGGGAGATCGCCGATCGCGACCTGGTCGGCATGTACCTGGACGAGATCGCTCGCACACCGCTGCTCGACGCCGCCAAGGAGGTCGAGCTCTCCCAGACGATCGAGGCGGGCGTCTACGCCCAGCAGATCCTCGACGGCGAGGTGGAGAGTGAGGCGGGCGGAGCGACGCGTGAGGAGCTGGAGGCGCTCGTCGCCGAGAGCGAGCGCGCGAAGGACGTATTCATCCGCTCCAACCTCCGGCTCGTCGTCGCCGTGGCGCGGCGCTACCCCAGGGCCGGCCTGCCCCTGCTCGACCTCATCCAGGAGGGCAACGCGGGTCTGGTGCGCGCCGTCGAGAAGTTCGACTACGCCAAGGGCTTCAAGTTCTCCACGTATGCGACATGGTGGATCAGGCAGGCCATCACCCGCTCCATCGCCGATCAGTCCCGCACCATCCGGCTCCCCGTCCACCTGGTGGAAGAGCTGGGCCGGATCCGGCGCGTGCAGCGCGAGTTCAACCGCGAACACGGGCGGGACCCGGAGCACGCGGAGATCGCGGCCGAGCTGGACTCCAACGCCGAGCGCGTGGGCAACGTCCTGGACTGGGCCCGTGACCCCGTCAGCCTGAACATGTCCGTGGACGACGACGGCGACACGCAGTTCGGTGATCTGCTGGAGGACACCTCCGCCGTCTCGCCCGAGCAGTCCGTGATGACGCTGCTGCGCAGCGAGGAGCTCGAGGACCTGATCGGCAAGCTCGACAACCGGACCGCCTCCATCATCCGCATGCGCTACGGCATCGAGGACGGGCGCGAGCGGACCCTGACCGAGGTGGGCAAGCAGCACGGTCTGACGAGGGAGCGGATCCGCCAGATCGAGAAGCACGCACTGCTCGAATTGAAGCGAATGGCTCACGACACGGGCTTTGACGCTGCGGCGTGA
- a CDS encoding YafY family protein — MTDTPARLLNLLSLLQTPREWPGSELAERLDVTPRTIRRDIDRLRDLGYPVEATRGSIGGYRLVAGSAMPPLLLDDEEAVAIAVGLRAGAGHAIEGVDEASVRALAKLEQVLPARLRHRVSSLQNATVPLTRGDGATIDPRTLTAIASAVTGRERLRFAYRSGDGTDSRRQTEPYRLVSTGSRWYLVAYDMDREDWRTFRVDRVSEPFATGSRFTPRELPTGDGDAAGFFARSMSRTQSELHIDVTFRAPAGFVTARLPSTLGAVEPTGEQSCRLRTASSDSLEWVALRLALVDCEFEAHGPAQLVEYLSGLGARLSRAASSGPGSSGPGAVSGSGAVPPTS, encoded by the coding sequence ATGACCGATACCCCGGCACGACTGCTGAATCTGCTGTCGCTCCTCCAGACACCACGTGAGTGGCCGGGCAGCGAACTGGCCGAGCGGCTCGACGTCACCCCGCGCACCATCCGCCGTGACATCGACCGGCTCCGTGATCTCGGCTATCCGGTCGAGGCGACGCGCGGTTCGATCGGCGGCTACCGCCTGGTCGCCGGCAGCGCCATGCCGCCGCTCCTCCTGGACGACGAGGAGGCGGTGGCCATCGCGGTGGGGTTGCGGGCCGGGGCAGGTCACGCCATCGAGGGTGTGGACGAGGCGTCCGTACGGGCGCTGGCCAAACTGGAGCAGGTGCTCCCCGCACGCCTGCGGCACCGGGTCTCCTCCCTCCAGAACGCCACCGTGCCACTCACCCGCGGTGACGGTGCGACCATCGATCCCCGTACCCTCACGGCGATCGCCTCGGCGGTCACCGGGCGGGAACGGCTGCGCTTCGCCTACCGCTCGGGGGACGGCACCGACTCCAGGCGGCAGACCGAGCCGTACCGGCTGGTGAGTACGGGGAGCCGCTGGTATCTCGTGGCGTACGACATGGACCGCGAGGACTGGCGCACCTTCCGGGTGGACCGGGTGAGCGAGCCGTTCGCCACGGGGTCCCGTTTCACGCCGCGCGAGCTGCCGACCGGGGACGGCGACGCGGCGGGGTTCTTCGCCCGGTCGATGTCGCGCACACAGTCCGAGCTGCACATCGACGTGACCTTCCGGGCCCCGGCGGGCTTCGTGACCGCACGGCTGCCCTCGACGCTCGGTGCGGTGGAGCCGACGGGTGAACAGAGCTGCCGGCTGCGCACGGCCTCCTCGGACTCCCTGGAATGGGTGGCGCTCCGGCTGGCGCTCGTGGACTGCGAGTTCGAGGCGCATGGGCCCGCACAGCTGGTGGAGTACCTGAGCGGTCTGGGCGCCCGCCTGAGCCGCGCCGCCTCGTCCGGGCCGGGATCCTCCGGGCCGGGAGCCGTGTCCGGGTCAGGTGCGGTGCCGCCCACCTCGTAG